In Phaseolus vulgaris cultivar G19833 chromosome 7, P. vulgaris v2.0, whole genome shotgun sequence, the genomic stretch TCAATTAAAATAGGTTTTCAagaaaaacttttattaaaacttacatttaatcgattaaaattgcgatttaaccggttgaatggttttGGAAGTTATACAATTGATtcaaaaatagtttcaaaacttCTTTGCCAGCAGAgtgacaaacaatcgattgtctCGAaaatttaatcggttgtttttccctttgcatggaaaaacactttaatctgtAAAACAGATTGGCATAAGCTTTGTTTGAgaatcaagactgatcttacagagattctaaaccccataacAAAACTTAAACCTAAAACACAACACAACTTCAGGCTCCATGAGGATTTGACACATTAAAGCTTCTCATCTTCAATATGTTGATGTTATATGTACACCTTCTTGAGTTTTgacagcaggttcatcttgcaTTATTGCCTCTTCAGTTTCATCTCCTTCATTAGTTCCACTTGGGCCAACTTCATCACAATCCTTGCTTACCCATCTTCCACCAATCTTAGTAAATCCCATCTTACTTAGGGATCCACTGTTGATCTCACTGGAGGGCTTGATTACTTCTGCTAACTCTCCTTCtatatccacttcaaaatagtgaaGAAACTTAGAAATTAGAATGGCATAGGGATAATGAAAGTCACATAACCTCACAtctttttgcatgtgctctttgattgtATGACCTCACATGAAAGTCACATAACCTCACATGTGATATTTGACCAAGCATTaaagacattttttattttcaagatAAGTAGAGATCTGATCTATTAAAAGCAAATGTAACAGAGTTAAACTGTATTCAAATAACCAATTAATACACTTTTGACCATACATGTCACTAGGTTTAACAGAAACACAAACcagaatttaaaaaccaaaaacaaattTGTCCAGAGCTTATCAGAtacaaaataatcggttgtttcgaggaaacaatcggttaaattTTTGTTCTGAAgaaaatttttcaaaaacacatgTTGCATATAATCattatgttttaacatgtttgCAAATTATTAGATGTATGAAGAGTAGATGGAGCACATAGGAATTACATATTGAAACATAGAGAAGCATATTGATTTGAATTTTGAGCACCAATAGTTCTCAACAAAGAATGAGAATTTAATTCTCATATCACAAATTTTCTAATTACATAAAGTTCAAGAAACCAGCACTAGACTTTGATATGTTGGCATGTACAGAACATTCAGTCCTTGCTGAACCTTTCAAAAGAAATCagaaatctgcaaaacagaactTTGTCAAATCTCAAGATTTTATCCCTTGAAGAATTTGGGACCTTCAGTATTAGATTTATCTTTTGAATTAACAATACATCTAGGAATCCACTTATAGATGCCTTTAGGTACAAGAGATTTACTAAACCTGCAATACCTGACagaatggcctttcttcatgcaatagaagcatgtaacaaccggttgaaacgacattttaaccgattgtttttctggaaaatttgaaaaaggttttgtaatctttttttctttgctttgaGGGTAAAACCTCAAACCTGCTTTTCCAAATACACATTTCTGTGAAGCTAAAACATCTTCAAAATTGGACTTTCCAGTTGTAAGCTTGtccaaggttttcaaaagatagcaAATCTTTTTTTCAAGaagttcacaattttcacaagcttTTATCTCACAactgcaagaagaatttttgtagATTAAATCAAGATTTTCTAaatcttcttttgttttgcaTAGCTCTTCCTCTAGATccttaactttattttataaccagttatttaatcctttcaaccggttgagaGAAAGTGTCAATCGAttggcttcatcatgagtttcataAAAAGCAttaagcaattgatcataggtGGTACCTTTACTTGTTGAAGTAGAATCCATGCTACTTGTTACTGATGCTAGAAGGCAAAGATTAGCTTCCTCATCAtctgaagaacttgatgatgatacaTCATTGTCATCCCGTATTATATATGCTTTCTTAGCTTTTCCTTTTTTCTCCCTTTTGAAGTCTCCCTTTTCTTTGACTTCATTATTTGGACATTCAGACTTGATATGTctttgttcaccacaaccatagCAAGTATACTTATTAGAATTGAATTCACTAGATTTCTTTGAATCATACCTTTTAGAAGCTTGTCTCTTTCTCaagaatttgttgaattttcttgataacaaacttatgttctcttcttcactttcattgGAAACTAGTTGTTGTTTGCTAGCTTTAAGTGTTATGCTCTTGttatgcttgtcttcactttcttgaacaacAAGCCTTTGAATCTCAATTTCATGCTCTCTTAGTTTACCGAAAAGAGATGCCACATACATTGAGGTGAGATCCTTTGATTCAAAAATGGCAGTAACCTTTGGCtacatgctctatcaagacacttcagTACCTTGATGTTAAGCTCTTCTTCATCAATCTTCTTACCAAGACTCATAAGATGATTCACAATGTGAGAAAACTTCTTCTCCACATCACATATGGATTCTCCCTTTTGCATTTTGAAGAGTTCATACTCTTGAATCAGAGCATGCTTCCTAGCTTTCTTCACATCAGTTGTGCCTTCATGTGTGACCTCCaagatgtcccacatttctttagcCGAGCTGCATTGTAAAACCCTGAAAAACTTATCACAATTTAGAGcagatgttataatatttttggctaACCAATCAAATTTAACTTTCTTACTTTCTGCCTCAGTCCACTCGGATGAAGGTTTATCAACTAAAACATCATCTTTCTTAACTTGAGgtacaaaaggaccattttcaattgactCCCAAATGCCTTTATCAGTTGAGTGTATAAAAATTTTCATTcgcactttccaaaattggtaattaaCTCCATAAAACAGAGGTGGCCTGTTTGTTGAGGCACCTTCTCCAAAGGGCATTTTATCAACCatcaaaagattttcaaaaaacataaaacaaacttgagtaactttcaagaatcttgctcttgatgccaattgttaagATTGATGGCTAGAATAAGAAGGGgtgggggtgaattgtttataaaagattttcacaaatactttccttagaatgaatctttaacaataAACTCAGAAAAGCAATTCAGGAAACCaatcaaatagacaaaaaaaataaaatatcagaattctaatcggttaaaatgacgatttaaccggttgtttatgacaatgaaaaatattaaacaattatggagagaagagataaagagaattacacacaaggtttatactggttcactcaattccagagctacatccagtcctcagtcaaaccactgagtatttcactatgtaaccaatcacatattacaaacacacacaccacaaagaggtgactttgaatcccacaaagcctactcaccctctttgcacacagCCAACACCTCAAGCAcaaatcacactgactttacaggattttacaacaGTTTTACAGagtgtaatatgaacaattacaagaaactaaacaagggtagaaaacacctggaattacagtacaccagaaaccctattgatcagttcttgaatcaGAGCAAAGCccaaaagcaatcttgctaaacttggaaaaacacattttcacaaacaattagtaatctctcaaatcaatctcTAATCAGAGTATAAAACTTCTCTTTTTCATCAATTTCTAAACGTTTGAATGAAGACTATTTTTATAATCCTTGAGAAGCTACCGTTGAAGGCAGATTTAAACAactgaatcagttaaaacaggttttcaaaaaaaaaactgttatgaaaacttacatttaattggttaaaactgcgatttaaccggttgaaagaTTTTGGCAGttatacaactgattcaaaaaatagtttcaaaacttCTTTGCCAGTtgagtgacaaacaaccgattgtctcaaaactttaatcgattgttttttcctttgcatggaaaaacactttaatctttaaaacagattgacaTAAGCTTTGTTTGAGAATCAAGACTGAGCCTACAGAGATTCTAAACCCATAACACAACTTAAACCTAAAACACAACATAGCTTCAAGCTCCATGAGGATTTgacacatcaaagcttcccatcttcaacaagtTCTTTTATATGCTTTTTGTATCCAGTGAGGGAGAACGTCCAAgaagaaatacaaaaaaaaaaggatgtTTTTTCTTTCAGAAAAAAAGGTTCTCTAGTTTTGTTCGCCTTTCAAAATGAGACTCATTACGCCTTATTTCTTTGGTGTTTTgatatgaaaattttattagACATTCCTTATTGTGTGTCCTAAGGTTTGGTTGAGATTTTAGCCTCAAATGTCTTCCACaatatttgcaataaatttttcattcatcactgccagggttgaGAGGAaggtttgtgtgtgaaactgtttgattttttcttcTAACTGCAAACTCTTTCGTTTCAGctgaaatttgtcgtgttttgtcccaaatgTTGTTGGGATTCTTACACATAGTTTCAGCaggaaattatttttgaaattatttttcagaaatttcttGCACACCAAGGCTATCCTGTTTagatttgtgaatttttttgaaaaaattcacacgagttttttcatatgttgtttgtatCCAGTCAGGGACAAACGTccaaaaaaaacacaaaaaaggaTAAAAGGAAGAAAAGCCAAAACGTTTTCTTTTTTGGAAAAAATAGTTCTCTAGTTGTGTTCACTCTCAGAATGGGACCCattacgccttattccttgggtttgagctgaaatttgtcgcgttttgtcccaaattgtGTTGGGATTCTTACAGAGAGTTTCAGCGAGAAATAATTTctggaaaaaatttcagaaatttctttAACACCAAGGCTTATCCTCTTTccaaatttgtgaaatttttccCTAGTTTCTGCGATTTTAGTTTAGAGTTGATATTACTTTGAAACATTCCAAAAAAATTTGCATGAGttctttcatatgttgtttttatctagtcaaggaggcacgtccaaaaACAAAATACCAAAAAAATGTAAGGACGCTTTTTCTTTCGGAAAAAAGACTTCTtgagttttgttcactctcgataTGGGACCCattacgccttattccttaGGCGTTTTGATCTGAAATTTTTACGAGACATTCATTATTGTTTGTCCTGAGTTGTGGCTGAGATTTTAGCTTTATATTCCTACCCCAAGatcttcaataaattttttattcatcacttcCCGGGTTAAGAGGAAGGTTCGCTTCTGTGTGAAAGTGTTTGGTttattttctaactgaatactcatccgtttgagctgaaatttgtcgcgttttgtcccaaattctgtTGGGCTCCTTACATAGAGTTTTAGTGGGAAATTATTTCTGGAAATTTTGTTAGAAATTTCTTGCTCACCAAGGCTATCCCTCTTTCCAGATTTGTGAAATTTATTCCTAGTTTTTGCGATTTTATTCTATAATCATATTACACTGAAACATTGCAAAAAAAATTCTCACgatttcttttatatgttgtttggTTCCAGTCAGGAAGGCACgtccaaaaacaaaagaaaagaaaagccaGGATGTTTTTTCTTTCGGAAAAAAGAGTTCTCCAGTTTTGTTCGCTCTCGGAATGGGACCtattacgccttattccttggaTGTTTTGATCTGAAATCTTTACTAGACATTTTTTATTGTGTGTCATTTGTTGTGGTTGAGATTTTAGCCTCAAATTCTTTCCATAAtaattgcaataaattttttattcatcactgccagggctgagaGGAAGGTTCGCTTATgagtgaaactgtttgatttttgttttctaactgaatactcaTCCTTTTAAGCTGAGTTTTTTtcgcattttgtcccaaattctgtTGGGATTCTTACCTAGAGTTTCAACGGGAAATTATTTCTGaaatattttcagaaatttCTTGCACACCAAGGCTATATCCTCTTTCTtgatttgtgaaattttgccctactttctgcaattttattataaGTGCATATTATGCTGAAACATTTCGATAAAATTCGCACGAgttcttttatatgtttttttgtaTCCAATCAGGGAGGCACGTctaaaaacaaaacacaaaaaaaaaaatcaggacGTTTTTTCTTTCGGAAAAAAGAGTTCTCTAGTTTTGTTCGCTCTCAAAATGGGACCCATTACGCCtattccttgggtgttttgatcTGAAATTTTTACTACACATTCTTTATTGTGTGTCATGAGTTGTGGTTGAGATTTTAGACTCAAattgcaataatttttttattcatcattgccagaGTTGAGAGGAAGGTTTGTTTCTGagtgaaactgtttgactttttttttctaactgaatactcaTCCTTTTAAGCTGAGTTTTTTtcgcattttgtcccaaattctgtTGGGATTCTTACCTAGAGTTTCAACGGGAAATTATTTCTGaaatattttcagaaatttCTTGCACACCAAGGCTATATCCTCTTTCTtgatttgtgaaattttgccctactttctgcaattttattataaGTGCATATTATGCTGAAACATTTCGATAAAATTCGCACGAgttcttttatatgtttttgTGTATCCAATCAGGGAGGCACGTctaaaaacaaaacacaaaaaaaaatcaggACGTTTTTTCTTTCGGAAAAAAG encodes the following:
- the LOC137829175 gene encoding uncharacterized protein — its product is MPFGEGASTNRPPLFYGVNYQFWKVRMKIFIHSTDKGIWESIENGPFVPQVKKDDVLVDKPSSEWTEAESKKVKFDCSAKEMWDILEVTHEGTTDVKKARKHALIQEYELFKMQKGESICDVEKKFSHIVNHLMSLGKKIDEEELNIKDLTSMYVASLFGKLREHEIEIQRLVVQESEDKHNKSITLKASKQQLVSNESEEENISLLSRKFNKFLRKRQASKRYDSKKSSEFNSNKYTCYGCGEQRHIKSECPNNEVKEKGDFKREKKGKAKKAYIIRDDNDVSSSSSSDDEEANLCLLASVTSSMDSTSTSKGTTYDQLLNAFYETHDEANRLTLSLNRLKGLNNCCEIKACENCELLEKKICYLLKTLDKLTTGKSNFEDVLASQKCVFGKAVDIEGELAEVIKPSSEINSGSLSKMGFTKIGGRWVSKDCDEVGPSGTNEGDETEEAIMQDEPAVKTQEGVHITSTY